Proteins found in one Pelobates fuscus isolate aPelFus1 chromosome 10, aPelFus1.pri, whole genome shotgun sequence genomic segment:
- the LOC134574536 gene encoding gastrula zinc finger protein XlCGF26.1-like isoform X2, with the protein MLSISQLIQDQNPLSDHCSYPVLMNMDWTRIDEKILDLTLEIISLLTGEDQVVAKKFCECVDHDRSHHVTEGSYKIESPSAVTPCSSLIHERENDKKILELTNQIIHLLTGEVPIRCEDVTVYFSMEEWEYLEGHKDLYEDVMKENHQTLISPDKPLSGEYHTPDCVPEFGNNEESVAKPKDGPHYLQTSKVRKRLKKYMPYIWEESPPCTEENHRDMDIYKETKYPSTDIKKESALHEEGNLTGFAIHACTDNTQTEYSSILIKEESASYEEGNRPGVDIYKSSHNSTLLDSEDNRACSNINSINSCIELNTPYHIDGNVPRRDNIEEPFQCSECGKYFAQAAQLASHKKFHNKERPYKCTECSKTFKRKHHLVNHWKIHTGEKPFQCTECGKGFARATSLASHKLIHTGEKPFSCSECGKGFIQAAQLSSHKIVHNKERPYKCTECSKRFKKKNDLVQHQKIHTGEKPFKCTECGKCFISNSHMISHKRIHTGEKPFKCNECGKCFTLKHHLNSHQMVHIEEKPFKCTECGKCFTLKRHLISHQMVHTGEKPFKCSECGKGFTWRAQLILHKWIHTDEKPFKCNECGKCFIQKHHLISHQVVHSEEKPFKCSECGKCFTRETSLRSHELIHTGEKPFSCSECGKGFTLSASLIRHKRIHR; encoded by the exons GACCAGAACCCATTGTCAGATCATTGCAGTTACCCTGTGCTGATGAACATGGACTGGACTCGGATTGATGAGAAGATCTTGGATCTCACCTTGGAGATCATCTCTCTGCTTACTGGAGAG GATCAGGTGGTTGCAAAAAAGTTTTGTGAGTGTGTTGATCACGACCGCTCCCACCATGTAACTGAAGGATCCTATAAAATCGAGAGCCCCAGTGCAGTGACTCCATGTTCCTCGCTGATACATGAGAGAGAGAATGACAAGAAGATCCTAGAACTGACCAATCAGATCAtccacctgctgactggagag GTTCCTATAAGGTGTGAGGATGTCACTGTCTATTTCTCCATGGAGGAGTGGGAGTATCTGGAAGGACACAAGGATCTATACGAGGATGTAATGAAGGAGAATCACCAGACCCTAATTTCACCAG ATAAACCTTTATCAGGTGAATATCATACTCCAGATTGTGTTCCTGAGTTTGGAAACAATGAGGAAAGTGTAGCTAAACCTAAAGATGGACCGCACTATCTGCAAACTAGCAAAGTAAGAAAAAGACTGAAAAAATATATGCCGTACATATGGGAAGAGTCTCCACCGTGTACAGAGGAAAATCACAGAGACATGGACATTTACAAAGAGACAAAATATCCATCTACTGATATTAAGAAGGAATCGGCATTACATGAAGAAGGAAATCTCACAGGTTTTGCCATCCATGCATGCACAGATAATACACAGACAGAATATTCATCTATTCTTATTAAGGAAGAATCAGCCTCGTATGAAGAAGGGAATCGCCCAGGAGTCGACATTTATAAATCCAGTCACAATTCTACTCTTTTAGATAGTGAAGATAATAGAGCTTGTTCAAATATAAATTCTATCAATTCTTGTATTGAATTAAATACACCATATCATATTGATGGTAATGTTCCTAGAAGAGACAACATAGAGGAACCATTTCAatgctctgaatgtgggaaatattTTGCCCAGGCTGCACAGCTTGCGTCACATAAAAAGTTTCACAATAAGGAAAGACCATACAAATGTACTGAGTGTTCAAAGACTTTTAAAAGAAAGCATCATCTTGTTAATCATTGGaagattcacacaggagaaaaaccatttCAATGCACTGAATGTGGGAAAGGTTTTGCCCGGGCCACAAGTCTTGCATCACATAAACttattcacacaggagaaaaaccattttcatgctctgaatgtgggaaaggTTTTATCCAGGCTGCACAGCTCTCTTCACATAAAATAGTTCATAATAAGGAAAGACCTTACAAATGTACTGAATGTTCGAAGAGGTTTAAGAAAAAGAACGATCTTGTTCAACATCAGaaaattcacacaggagaaaagccATTTAAATgcactgaatgtgggaaatgttttatttcaaattCGCATATGATTTCACATAAACGGATTCATACAGGCGAGAAACCATTTAAGTGTAATGAATGTGGCAAGTGTTTTACCCTAAAGCATCATCTTAATAGTCATCAAATGGTTCACATTGAAGAAAAGCCATTTAAATGCACTGAATGTGGCAAGTGTTTTACCCTAAAGCGTCATCTTATTAGTCATCAAATGGTTCACACAGGCGAAAAGCCTTTTAAATGCTCTGAATGCGGGAAAGGTTTTACTTGGAGAGCCCAGCTGATTTTACATAAATGGATTCATACAGACGAGAAACCATTTAAGTGTAATGAATGTGGCAAGTGTTTTATCCAAAAGCATCATCTTATTAGTCATCAAGTGGTTCACAGTGAAGAAAAGCCTTTTAAatgctctgaatgtgggaaatgttttacccGGGAAACAAGTCTTAGATCACATGAACttattcacacaggagaaaaaccattttcatgctctgaatgtgggaaaggTTTTACCCTGTCCGCATCTCTTATCAGACATAAAAGAATTCACAGATGA